The following are encoded together in the Nocardioides okcheonensis genome:
- a CDS encoding LytR/AlgR family response regulator transcription factor encodes MTTLRVLVIDDERPALDELTYLLGRDPRIGEVRGTDSATEALRVLQAEEVDAVFLDIQMPGLTGLDLAQVLSRFRTPPPIVFVTAHEEHAVAAFELRAVDYVLKPVREERLAEAVRRVVEAGGPAPSGDVQIPVERAGVTRFVNRSDITHVEAQGDYARLHTAEGSHLVRTPLTSLAEQWADAGFVRIHRSVLVALPHVEEVRSEAGRVSVVVGGVELLVSRRHTRDLRSVLTKKGT; translated from the coding sequence ATGACGACGTTGCGTGTCCTGGTCATCGACGACGAGCGTCCCGCGCTCGACGAGCTGACCTACCTGCTCGGCCGCGACCCCCGCATCGGCGAGGTGCGCGGCACCGACTCCGCGACCGAGGCGCTGCGCGTCCTGCAGGCCGAGGAGGTCGACGCGGTCTTCCTCGACATCCAGATGCCCGGCCTGACCGGCCTCGACCTCGCGCAGGTGCTCTCCCGCTTCCGCACCCCGCCGCCGATCGTCTTCGTCACCGCCCACGAGGAGCACGCCGTCGCCGCGTTCGAGCTGCGCGCCGTCGACTACGTCCTCAAGCCGGTGCGTGAGGAGCGGCTGGCCGAGGCCGTACGCCGTGTCGTCGAGGCCGGCGGCCCGGCGCCGTCGGGCGACGTGCAGATCCCCGTCGAGCGCGCCGGCGTCACCCGCTTCGTCAACCGCTCCGACATCACCCACGTCGAGGCCCAGGGCGACTACGCCCGGCTGCACACCGCCGAGGGCTCCCACCTCGTCCGCACCCCGCTGACGTCGCTCGCCGAGCAGTGGGCCGACGCCGGCTTCGTGCGGATCCACCGCTCGGTGCTCGTCGCGCTCCCCCACGTCGAGGAGGTGCGCAGCGAGGCCGGCCGGGTCAGCGTCGTCGTCGGCGGCGTCGAGCTGCTGGTGAGCCGGCGCCACACCCGCGACCTGCGCTCGGTGCTGACGAAGAAGGGCACGTGA
- a CDS encoding sensor histidine kinase, with amino-acid sequence MAWRWRRTSLGGEADRAAFRTLHHASLASPALREGLTVASAERSVRHLRALLDTPAAGLGDTSGLLAWDGLGTHHRSQLPPTIAQVAETGRTMIVDERTLRCDDGGCQVRQAVVSPLVVEDTLVGALVVAAPHTTGGLVRAADEVASWVSGQLELAELDASRTRLMEAEVRALRAQISPHFIYNSLGAIASFVRTDPDRARELLLEFADFTRYSFRRHGEYTTLAEELRSVERYLLLEQARFGDRLQVTLQVAPEVLPVAVPFLCIQPLVENAVRHGLEASADKEDGIGRLSITARDLDQECVIEVEDDGTGEDPERVRRALAGDASMDSVGLGNVDARLRNAYGDDYGLVVETAPGAGTKVVVRVPKFAPGVQV; translated from the coding sequence ATGGCGTGGAGGTGGCGGCGTACGTCGCTGGGCGGCGAGGCCGACCGGGCAGCGTTCCGCACGCTCCACCACGCCTCGCTCGCCAGCCCGGCGCTGCGCGAGGGGCTGACCGTCGCCAGCGCCGAGCGCAGCGTCCGGCACCTGCGGGCCCTGCTCGACACCCCGGCCGCCGGGCTCGGCGACACCAGCGGGCTGCTGGCGTGGGACGGCCTCGGCACCCACCACCGCAGCCAGCTGCCGCCGACGATCGCGCAGGTCGCCGAGACCGGGCGCACGATGATCGTCGACGAGCGCACGCTGCGCTGCGACGACGGCGGCTGCCAGGTCAGGCAGGCGGTCGTGAGCCCGCTGGTCGTCGAGGACACCCTCGTCGGCGCCCTCGTGGTGGCCGCCCCGCACACGACGGGCGGCCTCGTGCGCGCCGCGGACGAGGTCGCGTCGTGGGTCAGCGGCCAGCTCGAGCTCGCCGAGCTCGACGCCTCGCGCACCCGGCTGATGGAGGCCGAGGTGCGCGCGCTGCGGGCCCAGATCAGCCCGCACTTCATCTACAACTCGCTCGGCGCGATCGCCAGCTTCGTGCGCACCGACCCCGACCGGGCCCGCGAGCTGCTGCTGGAGTTCGCCGACTTCACCCGCTACTCCTTCCGCCGCCACGGCGAGTACACGACGCTCGCCGAGGAGCTCCGCTCGGTCGAGCGCTACCTCCTGCTCGAGCAGGCGCGCTTCGGCGACCGGCTCCAGGTGACCCTCCAGGTCGCGCCCGAGGTGCTGCCGGTCGCGGTGCCGTTCCTCTGCATCCAGCCGCTGGTCGAGAACGCCGTGCGCCACGGCCTCGAGGCCAGCGCCGACAAGGAGGACGGCATCGGGCGGCTCTCGATCACTGCCCGCGACCTCGACCAGGAGTGCGTCATCGAGGTCGAGGACGACGGGACCGGCGAGGACCCCGAGCGGGTGCGTCGCGCGCTCGCCGGCGACGCGTCGATGGACTCGGTCGGCCTCGGCAACGTCGACGCGAGGCTGCGCAACGCCTACGGCGACGACTACGGTCTGGTCGTCGAGACCGCACCCGGCGCCGGCACCAAGGTCGTCGTGCGGGTGCCGAAGTTCGCCCCGGGGGTCCAGGTATGA